CGATGCGATCGACGAACTGCTGTACCGCCACCAGCATCTCAAACGACACTGGGCCCTGGGCCGCACGCAGCGCTTCTTCGATCATCTCGATCGGAAGATTCTCTAATCGAAGGGCGATGCGATTGGTCATGTTCGGCCGTCGGGTTAAGTGGATGATGATGGAATCGTCAGGGGGCGAGGCCCCTACGATCAATCGGAAACTGCGTGGTGCGGATTGAACGATTCGCCACGCTGCCACGAACTTGCGTCATAAATTCGCCCTGCAGGCAGGCACATCGTGACGACCAGCCAACGCGGTACGGTTGTGAGGATTGCGCACCTGCGCGCTGACTGCATGCCGCGACGCAGGCAGCTATACTGGCCCTGCCCGCGAAATCCCCGCCTCGATTGCTGCCATGCTGTCGCCCCCTGCCGCTAGCTGCCAGACTGTCGCTCGGAACGCCGCGCCGCGGGCCTGCGGCCGGTGCCTGCCGATGCTTGCCGCGACGGGGCGAGTCTGCCGATCGGGCCTCTCCTCTCTGCCAATAGCGTCACCACTCTGAACGGGTGCGAAGGATGAACGAATTGCTGCGATGCGTGCTTCGGTGGTCGATTGGGCCGAACAACCCCGCGGTGGCCGCCGCGTGCCTACTGGCGCTGGTGATCGGACCCACTGCACGCGCCAGCGAAGAGTGGCCGCAGTTTCGCGGTCCCGGCGGCCAGGGCCACGCCGAGGCGCACGACCTGCCGGTCCACTGGACCGACAACGAAAACGTCACCTGGAAGACCTTGTTGGTGAGCCTCGGCTGGTCTTCGCCCGTCATCAGCGGAGACCAGATCTGGCTGAGCGCGTCGGCCGAGCAAGGCCACCTGCTCGAAGCCATCTGCATCGCACGAAGTTCCGGCAAGATTCTCCGCCGCGTCGAACTGTTCCGCCCGGCCGAGCTGCCGCCGATCAATGCCAAGAACAGCTATGCCTCGCCCACGCCGGTCCTCGCGGACGATCGGCTCTATGTGCACTTCGGCACGCTCGGCACGGCCTGCGTCGACACGACCACAGGCAACGTGTTGTGGCGCAACGAAGAGCTCAAGCTCGATCACAAGGAAGGGCCCGGCAGCTCGCCAATCGTCTGGCACGACCTACTCATCATCCCTTGCGACGGGATCGACGTGCAGTTCATCGTGGCGCTCGACAAGCACACCGGGCGGATCGCGTGGAAGCTCGATCGGCCGGGCCCCTTCGACGAAAATCCCGATCTCCGCAAGGCCTATTGCACGCCGCTGATCATCGAATCGGCCGGGCGCACGCAGCTTTTGACCCCCGGCGCGGATCACTTGCTGTCGCTCGATCCGGCCACGGGCAAGATTCTCTGGCAGGTCGGCTACAAGGGGTTTTCCAACGTGCCGCGGCCGTTGTATGGCCTGGACCTGGTGTTCTTCTGCACCGGGTACATGAAGCCCGAACTGTGGGCCGTGCGGCCCGACGGCGCCGGCGACGTGACCGAAACCCACGTGGCCTGGAAGACGACCAGGCAGGTGCCGGCGAATCCTTCGCCGGTGCTGGTCGGCGAGCGCATTTACATGGTGAGCGATCAGGGGGTCGCGACCTGCCTCGACGCTCGGAGCGGCACCGAGGTCTGGAAACACCGCCTCGGCGGCAACTTCAGTGCCTCGCCCGTCTATGCCGACGGCAAGCTCTTTTTCTGCAGCGAGGAGGGCGAAACGCACGTGCTCGCCCCGGGCGATCGCTTCGAGCTGCTGGGCAAGAACCAGCTTCAAGGCAAGCTGCTGGCGTCGCCGGCAATCGTCGGCCGCGAGATTTACCTGCGGACCGATCAGCGGCTCTACCGCATCGAGGCAGCCAACAAACCGGCCGCAGTTTCCGCGGCCGAATAGAGCCGCCAAGAGCTGCTCGTCAGCACCGGGTGTGACTGAGCGCAGCCACCTCGAGGGCCATCGCGCGCCCTGCCCGGGCCTGGCGCGGGCGGTGCTTCTGCAGGCCGTTCACTGCCGCGGCAGCGAACAAGACGCGGGCCTAGTGGTCGCGCTGATACCCGTCTTTGACGAGGATATCACTGCACAAGGCCAACACCGTGAGCACAGCCAGGCTCAACACGAGGTGGATCAGATGAACCGGCATGGCAGCGTTTCCTTACGTGGCGCCGGTATCGAGGGCCGAAGCAAGCGTCCGGCCACATACTCCAGCATTGAAGGCAATCGGCGCGCGCAGCGAGCGAACTGACGTTCGTTTTGCCTGCTGCACTTGAGAGATTCATTCGCGCCATAGCCCCTAGTCGCTCAACTCAACCGTCGGTGGCGAGGTGCGCGCCGCCACCGACGTTGCGCGCAACAAAAGTGCGTATATGGCTTGAAAACACGACAAAAACACTGGTCTTTATCGGCTTCAAAAACAAATTCGGGGCAAACAAATGATTGACATATGTACACTATTTCGATATCCTCGCCGCCCGTGGCTGATTTCACGACTTGGATGAGCGTTTGACTTCCGTTATTGCCCTTTCTTGTGGCTCGCGTCGCGACTTCGGGCAGATCGCGCGCGTTCATCTCCGTGGGCGACGGAGTTGGGGCCACAAGGGGCCGCTTGGCCGGTCGATGGCTCAAGTTTGAGGTGTTGAGGGAGTACCGTCTTATGTTGTCGCCCGAATTGGTATTAGAAATCCGGCGCCTGCTTGCCGAGGGCCGGTTGTCGCAACGAAAAATCGCGAAGCAACTTGGTGTCAGCAGGGCCACGGTCGGGGCGATCGCCAGTGGCAAACGCCCCGATTATGCCCCCAGATTGCCGCGCGAGGACGAACCCTTGCGCCCGACAGGCCCCCCGCGCCGCTGCCCGCGCTGCGGGGGTATGGTGTACTTGCCCTGCCGCCTGTGCCAGGTGCGCGACATCAAGCAACGCGACCGCGATCGCAGCCGCGTGCGAAGAATGATCGCGGCCGGCGATTTCCCTCCGCGCTGCCACCCGGGAAAGTAGACCAGCGTGGCGGTCGCAAGCAGCACCTCAGCGCTGTGGCGCCTTCAACGAGCCCAACGCGTCCAGTGCTCGTCCTCGGGCCACCGCATGATCCACCAGCGGCCGCGGATAATCGCGCCCCAACTCGATGCCGGCGGACTGTAACACCTCGTCCGGAGCCTCGTGGGGACGGTGAATCCACTCGGCCGGAAGCCGCGCAAGCTCGGGCACCCAGCGGCGCACGTAGCCACCCTGTGGATCGAATTTTTCACCTTGTGCGGTCGGGTTGAAGATCCGGAAGTAGGGCGCGGCATCGGCCCCACAACCGGCCGTCCATTGCCAGCCGAGCGTGTTGTTCGCCAGGTCGGCGTCGACGAGCGTGTCCCAGAACCAGCGTGCACCTTGTCGCCAGGTAATCAGCAGGTGCTTGACCAGGAACGAGGCGACGACCATCCGGACCCGATTGTGCATCCAACCGGTGTGCCAAAGCTGCCGCATCCCCGCGTCGACCAGGGGGTAACCCGTGCGGCCGCGCTGCCAGGCCCGCAGCTCGGGGGCATCGGCCAACCAGGGAAATTCGGCAAACTCCAGGCGCAGCGGCTCTTCGGCGGTTTGGGGAAAGTAATACAGGAGATGGTGGGCGAAATCGCGCCAGACGAGTTGGCGCAAATAGCCCTCGACCACCGCGTCGCGCGCGCCCGGCTTGTTGCCGGCGACCGCCTCGACGCGATGCCAAATCTGCCTTGGACCAATCTCGCCAAAGTGCAGATGCGGCGAAAGCTGCGATACGCCGTCACGATCCGGTCGGTCGCGCATGTCCGCATACTGGGTCGCTTGCGAGAGAAAGTCCTCAAGCCTGCGTTGCGCGCCGGCCTCGCCCGGCGACCAGGTACTTCGCATGCCGGCGGCCCAGTCGATGCGCGGCTCCAACTGCAGGTCTTCGAGAGCGATGCTCGCCAGTGCCCGATCGACGCTGGGCAGCCTGGTGGGCGCTGGCTCCGGCTCGCCAAACTCGCCCCGCTTCAAGAGCGCCCGCCAAAACGGCGTGAACACTCGGTACGGTTCGCCGGACGCCTTCGTGTTTTCCCAAGGCTCGCGGAGAAGTGAGGCATTGAAGCTGGAGACCGCGATCCCAGCGCCGCTGAGCGACGCCTTGATCGAAGCATCACGCGCCACGACAGCCGGCTCGTAGCGCCGGTTCCAAAACACATGTTTGGCGCCCGTCTCGCGTAACAGGCGCTCGAGAGCGTCGCCGCTCGGACCGCGGCGAATGATCAACCGGGAACCGCGCGCGCGGAGCTCGCGATCGAGCGCCGCGAGCGACTGATGCAGCCACCACCGACTCGCCGCGCCCGGTGGCCAGGCGCCTTCTTCCTCGGGCTGCCAGATGAACACCGGCACCAGACCCCTGCCTCGAGCCAGCGCCGCGTTCAGCGCCGGGTTATCGGCGAGCCGCAGGTCGTGACGAAACCAGAGCAGGCTCGCCGCGGTCACCATGATTCACTCCGCGAATTGGGCCAATCGCCCTTCTGCGGCGTACGCGCGCAGCTTGTTGAGGGCCCGCATCTCCAGTTGCCGCACCCGTTCCTTGCAGACGCCCAGCCGGCGGGCGATCTCCTGCAAGGTGTTCGGCCCCTCGGTCGGATGCATGCCGAATCGGGCCGCGAGAATCTCGCGTTCGCGCGGATCGAGCCGTTCGAGCAATCCCCCCATGACGGCTTCCAGCCGGGACTGGCGTTCGAGCGCTACCCGCGCATCCGTGCGAGAATCCTCAGCCTGTTCGAGCACGCCTTCCTCGGCCAAGAGTTGCTTGCTGCGCCGGCGCCGGCGAACCGCGACCCCGCGGGCAAAGTTGTAGCGGATAGCCCACGTCGCGTACGTGCTGAAGCGATACCCCCGGGCATAGTCGAATTTCTCGATCGCCATAATCAGCGACAGGTTCCCGTCGCTCACCAGGTCGGGCAGCACGTTGTCGAGGTCGACGAACCGCTTGGCAATCGAAACCACCAGGCGCAGATTCGATCGCACCAGGTGATTGCGCACCGTGGTGGCCGCAGCCAGCAAGCGCTCGACGCGCGCCAACAGCCCTTCGTCGGCCTGTTCCGGATCGAGGCGCCCACGGAGCTGCGCCGCGAGGTACTTCCAGAAGTTCAACCGGCGGAACAGCTCGCGCTCCTCGGCCGGCGCGAGCAACTTCGAGCCGTAGAGCGGAACCAAGTAGGCGGGAACACCTGCCGGCGACACTTCCGTGTCGGCGACCTCGTCTGCGGCGCAGACTGGCTCGTCTCGGTCAGGCGTGAGATCGCCGCACGGATTCGCGAGCTGTCGATCGCTGGCCAGTGGATCATGGACGAGCCGTTCGAACTCGGAGTTCGCGATGTAGTCGATCGGCAGGGCCAGCACGCGGCGCAGCCGCAGGCGGATTTGCGATTCTTGTTCGAGCGACACGGCCAGCGGCGCCGTTTGGACCGGAGCCTTGGGCCGCCTGGTTCGCCGCGGATTGCGTACGGACGGGGCGGGATTCTCGACCGGCCGCCTGCGTGGAGTTGCGTGGTTCGTCCCCGATTTGCCGAGAACTGCGACGGCCATATTTCACCTCGCTCGACACAAAAATTCGTTCAAATCGTTCAGACCCGATTGTTGCGTCCCGCTCGGGCCGCGTCAACCGGATTCGTTCAAAACATTCGCATGAAAGTCGCGGGTGGTTGCAGAATCTGACAATAATTCTCCGGAATACCAAAACTTCCGGCCCGATTGGACGTTTGCCGTCCGCGACCTAAAATCAATCAAAACGTTCACCTGCCGGCACTTTCGACATGAAATCTCTGCTCACTCCCAAACAGGTTGCCCAGGCGATCGGTGTCAGCGAGTCTTCGCTCAAACGCTGGTGCGACAAGGGGTTGCTGCCGACCACTCGCACCGCGGGGGGCCATCGCCGCATCCCGATGGCCGATGTCGTGCAGTTCCTGCGCACGGCGAAGGAGCCGCTCGTGCGACCCGAGCTGCTCGGCCTCCCCTCGCAGACCGGGCAGGGGAAGCTCGTCATTTCACGAGCCGTCGAGCAATTTCAGGCGGCCCTGCTCGCCGGAGACGAAGACCAGGCCCGACGGATCGTCTTCGACCTTTACCTGGGCGAGAGCCTGGCCTACGAGATTTGCGACTCGGTCATTGCCCCGGCTTTTCGAGCCATCGGCGACGGCTGGGAACACGGACAGCTGCACGTCTACGAAGAGCGGCGCGCGTGCGAAATCTGCCAGCGGGTGTTGTACGAACTGCGCGGGATGCTGCCGCGCGTGGCCGAGGACGCGCCGCGCGCGATCGGCGGAACGCTCGAGGGCGATACTTATCGGCTGCCGACAGCCGTCGTCGAGATCGCGCTGCGCGAAGCCGGCTGGCAGGCGGAATCGTACGGCGTCGAGTTGCCGCTGGAGACGATCGCCGCGGCCATCGAAAAAGTCCGTCCAAAACTGGTCTGGATCAGCGTTTCCGGCGTGGTCTCCGATCAAGACTTTGTGGCCCGGTACCGGCGCCTCTTTCAATGCGCGCGCCTGCACGGCGCGGCCGTCGTTATCGGGGGACGCGAACTCACGCCGCAGTTACGCAACCAGATCGAGTATGCCGCTTATTGCGACAACCTGCGTCACCTCGTGGCCTTTGTCGAAGCTCTGCGCAAGAACTGATCGACTGCCAATGGGCGACTAATCTCAGCCGGCTACACTCCCGCCGGGCAAACAAATGTTTGCGCTACGTGTGGCCCGGGCCGTGCCTAACGGCGCGGCACCAGCGGAGACTCAACCATCGTAGATGGTTCGACCGCGAACTCGGAATGCCGCTAGCAGCCGGACGGCCGCACAAAAAACGCGGAGCCGCAACTAACTTGATGGACGCACCTTGCGCCCGCGTGGGAGATTTGCCCGCGACAACGGTGCTTCGGCTGGCGCGACATTTGCGAAGGTGAGTGCCGGCGCGCCGCAGGACGCACGCGCGTCGGGGCTGGTTGATGCCAACGTTTTTCGCAGAGCAGAAAGAGATCATGAATCACGGCTTTTTGATTGACATGGATGGCGTAGTCTACCGGGGTAATCAGATCATCCCCGGCGCCGATCGCTTCGTCGCCAAGCTCCTCGAGCTCGATATCCCCTTTACGTTTCTGACGAACAACAGCCAGCGCACTCGGCGCGATGTGGTGATCAAGCTGGGCCGCATGGGAATCCACGTGGCCGAGCAGCACATCTTCACCTGCGCCATGGCGACTGCCCGATTCCTGGCCCAGCAGAAGCCCGGCGGCACGGCCTTCGTCATCGGTGAAGGCGGCCTGCTGAACGCGCTGCACAGCAACGGCTACGCCATCGTCGACCACGATCCCGACTACGTCGTCGTGGGCGAAGGGCGCACGTTCAATTTCGAGATGGTCGAGGCCGCGGTGCGGATGATCCAAGACGGCGCCAAGCTGATCGCCACGAACCTCGATCCGAATTGCCCCACGCAACACGGGCTGCGCCCCGGCTGTGGTGCCATCGTCGCGATGCTCGAAACGGCCACGGGCCTGAAGGCGTTTGGCGTGGGCAAGCCCAACCCGGTGATGATGCGCGCCGCGCGCAAGGAGCTGGGGCTCGCCACCGCCGAAACGACCATCGTCGGCGACACGATGGAAACCGACATCCTGGGCGGCGTGCAGATGGGCTATCGCACAGTGCTCGTGCTCTCGGGCGGCACCCGACTCGAGGACCTGGCTCGCTTCGCCTATCGCCCCGATATCGTCGTCGACTCGCTGCTCGACCTTTGCGACTCGGATTTTTTGCTCGAATCGTGCGGGGTCCGGGCCTGAACCGCACGTAGCTGTCCAAGTTCGTCCACGACGCCGCTGGCCTTGGGCAGCCGGCTGTTCCGAACCCACCCCGGAGCGGCCGGCTGCCCTGTTTCTTTCCCAAGGTACCGGCCTTTTGCCCGGAAAAACGCGCATTCCGCATTGCCGGCTGGTACAACGTAACCTTAGGCATGGCAAGCTGAACAAGGTGAAGCGGTTATGCCAAGTTGAGTGGCCGCCGGCGCGGAACCCGGTGGGCTCTCGTCACTCCGTTTTCTCGAGGGAGCAGTTTATGCGCATCCGACCGCACTCATGGCACGCGCTCGCCTGGCTCGTTGTGGCGACGGTTCTGCTCGGAGGGCCAGTCGCCGCGACCCGGGCCGACGAAGAAGCCAAGAAGACCGAGGAGAAAGACAAGCCGGCCGAAGAGGCCAAGCCGGCAGAGACCCCCGACAAGTTCCCCAAGTGGGACACCGTCACCAAGGATCATAAGAAGCTCGAAGGCCTGTTCACGCTGTATTACAACGCCGACGAGCAGTCGCTGCTGCTCGAGTTGCGGCCCGACCAGCTCGACAAGGACATCCTGTTCCCGATTTCAGTGGCCCGCGGTGCCGGATCGCTGGTGCTCGGCGGCGATACGCTCAATTTCGGCAACCAGTGGGTGCTGGCGTTCCGCCGTGCCGCCGAGCGGATTCTCGTCGTACGGCGCAACGTGCAATACCGCGCCGCCGGCGGCAGCCCGCAGGCCGACGCCGTCAAGGTGAGCTACAACGACAGCGTCATCTCGGCATTGCCGATCAAGTCGCAGCGTTCGCCCGGCGGTCCCGTCCTCATCGACCTGGCCGACTTGTTGATGACCGACCTGGCCGATATGGGCTTTCAACCGGACCGTTCGCGGAGCACCTGGTACAACGTCAAGGTGTTTCCGGACAACGTCGAGATCGAAGTCAGCTCGGTGTTCAGCCTGGGCTTTTTTGGCTTCTTCGGCTTTTTCTTCGGCTTCGACGACGTGCCTGATGCGCGCGGCGTGCAGGTCGTGATGCACTACGGCATGTCGATGGTGCCGGAAGACAAGGGCTACCAGCCGCGCGTCGCCGACGATCGGGTGGGCCACTTCCTGAGCGTGATCAAGGACTTCTCGAAGGACGTCAATGACACGCCCTTTGTGCGGTACGTCACGCGCTGGCAGCTCGAAAAGAGCGATCCCAGCGCCGACAAGTCGCCGCCCAAGACGCCAATCATCTTCTGGATCGAGCGGACGGTGCCGCGCGAGTATCGCCCCTACGTCCAGTCGGGCATCCTCGAGTGGAACAAGGCCTTCGAGAAGATCGGCTTTGTCGACGCCATCCAGGTCCGCGATCAGCAGTCGAACGACGATTTCCAGCCTGAAGACATTCGCTACAACGCCTTCCGCTGGATCGCCACCGGCGCCGGGTTCGCCATGGGGCCGTCGCGGACCAATCCCCACACCGGGCAGATTCTCGATGCCGACATCATCTTCGACGAATCGATGGTGCGCTACTGGCGCAGCGAATACCTGACCACCGTCGGGCTGCCGGCGGGCCTGGCGGCCCTGCGCGGCGCGAACCCGCGGGCCTGGTACCGGCAACACGCGGGCGATCTGCCGTGGGTCATCCTCGCCGAACCCCAATTGGCCAAGTTGGCCCAGGACAAGTCGGCGATGGACGCGCTGCTGGCCCGCAATCAGCTCGGGCTGCCGGCGCCGCGTAGCGTGGCGGGCTGCTGCAGCGCCGACGAGCGCTGCCGGCTGGGCCAGGGCATGCACCGCCAGTTGAGCCTGTTGGCCGCCGTGTTGATGGCCGAAGGCCAGATCGAGCCGGGCGGCAAAGTACCGCTGGAATATATCGGCCAGGCGATCAAGGAAGTGACCATGCACGAGGTCGGGCACACGCTCGGCTTGCGCCACAACTTCAAGGCCAGCTCGATCGTCAAGCTGGCCGACGCCCACAACACCGAGCTCACTTCGGCCAAGGGCCTGGGCGGTTCGGTGATGGACTATCTACCGGCCAATTTCGCCGTTGGCGGCCAGAAGCAAGGCCATTACTTCTCGCCGACGATCGGTCCGTACGACTACTGGGCGATCGAGTACGCCTACAAGCCGATCAGCGGCGACGAAGCGGCCGAGCTGAAGAAGATCGCCTCGCGGGTGGCCGAGGAAGACCTGACCTTTGCCACCGACGACGATTTCGCCAGCCCCGATCCGCGGATCAACCTGTTCGACCTGGGCGATCCGCTCGACTATGCCCAGCAGCGCGTGCAGTTGGTCGAAGAGCGGCTCAAGGGATTGGCCGAGCGCGTCGTGGCCGAGGGCGAAGGTTGGCAACGCGCCCGCCAGGCGGTGTACATGCTGCTGAGCGAGCTCTCCAGCGCCGGCTATCTTGCGTCGTCCTACATCGGTGGCGAATACACCAACCGCGACCATCGGGGCGATCCGAACGGCCGCACGCCGTTCGAGCCGATTCCCGTGGCGAAACAACGCGAGGCGATCAAGTTTCTGCAGGAGCACGTGCTGAACGTCGATGCCAAGGCGTTCTCGCCCGACTTGCTACGCCGTCTGGCTCCAGAGTTCTGGTCGCATTGGGGCGAATACGGCGGCGCCGAGCCGAGCGTCGAGCTGCGCTATGTGCTGTCCAGAATCCAGAGCCGCATCGTCACCCGGATGCTCGACGGTTACGTGCTGACGACGGTACAGGAAGTCGAAAATCACGCGGCACCCGACCAGGAAATCCTGCGCTTGCCCGAGGTATTCGACGCCATCGATCAGGCCGTGTGGAGCGATTTGCCTGCCGAAGCTCCCGCTGCCGAGCAGGCCGTCAACATCGCGGCCTTGCGTCGCGACTTGCAACGCGCCCACATTCGCAAGCTGGGGACGATGGTCCTGGGGCCCAAGAGCTCGTTCGGCGACTTCTACGGCGGAATGCTCTACTACTTTGAATCGCCGGCGCCACCCGATGCGCGCAGCCTGGCCCGCCTGCATCTCAAGCGGCTTGGCGAACGGATCAAGAATACCGTCGGTAGCCCAGCCAAGCTCGACGACCTGACGCGTGCGCACCTGGAAGAGATCGACGAGCAGATCACGCAGGTGCTCGCCGCATCGCTCGAAGTGAACGAACTGTAAGACGCGCAGCCAGACCGATGGAATCCAGCTACTGGGGTCGCGAAGCGGCGTGCGGTTCGTACGCCGCTTCGACGACCTCGGCCTGTCCGTCGCCGAGCTTGTCACGCTCCGGCCTGCGGCCGGTCACATGTCCGACGACCGCGCCGGCGATCGTCGCCGCGCCCTGCGCCGGCGCGAACAGCGCGCCGACCTCGCCGCCGACCTCGGTGCCCAACTGCGGGTCCAAGATGCACCGCGCCTCGGCCAACTCGGCCTTGCGCCCCTGCGAGCGCAGATAGGAGTAGACGTCCTGCTTGTTGCGCGTCTCGTGCCACAGCCCCGCGATCGGGAGCGATTGCACGGTGGCATAGCCGCCGGGGCGCTGGTGACCGTGCACGTCGTGAGCATAAGCGGCCTGTTCGAGTGCCAGCGCCGGCACGTCGGAATAGATGCTGACCGTGTCAGTATATGGATTGTACGCGTCCCGGCCGAAGATCCGGCCGGGCAGGATCGTGTAGCCCAACGTGTAGACTGCGCCCACCGTATAGCGCCAGCCCGCGCCGACGCGGGTATTGTGATGCAGGCGGCGCCATTCACCGAACGGATCGTATTGATTGACCCTGACCAGCACACCGTCGACGTGGTGCTCGCCCAGGTACTCGACCGCGGCGTTGGTCGTCTCGGGCGAGACGTCGTGATTGCTGACGCGCCGATCCCAGAGCAGGAGTTTTCCGGGAATGCCCACGACCCAGCCGGCGGCATCGACAACCGGTCGTTGCTGACCTTCCTCGACGCCGACCGCCGAGACACCCGGAGTGATTTCGCCCGCGCGGATCGCGGCGTGATGACCGGCGGCCAGGACGACGGCCGTCAAGAGGCAGATCGCTTTGACCAGTTGACGACGAACCGAAGAACGGCCGACGTTCACGACAGAGCCTCCTTGCTGGCTGCAAGCATTTCGCGTGGCGCACTGCCCCACGTCGACGCGCAGCACCTGTTTCGGCAATCGCTTACCTCAAGCTATAAGGTATTCGCACGCGAGTTCGCGGCGCCGGCGGTCGCAGGCCTTCACACCGCTTCGACCCTTGGGCAATCGGGGGCTTTGGACTAAGTTCTAAACGCATCAACGGTCCAGGGTTTTCGCAATGACGCTTGTCGACATCGAGCGCCTGAACGCCGCCCAGGCGGACGATCTGTGGAACCTTTATCAGCAAGTCTGGTGGACGCGCGAACGCACCCCCCAGCAGATCCAGGCGATGCTGGCGCGCAACGAATTGGTGTTCGGCGTTGCCGAGGCCGACACCGGTCGTCTCGTCGCGTTTGCCCGCGCGATCAGCGACTACGTCTTCAAGGCCTTGGTGCTCGACGTGATCGTCGACGAGCCCTTGCGCACCCAGGGACTCGGCCGGCGGATCATCGATCGCATCGTGCACGATCCGCGTTTGGCGCAGGTCGTGCACATCGAGTTGTACTGCCGGCCCGACCTGGTGCCGTTCTATGCCCAGTGGGGTTTTACGGACGATCTGGGCGGGCTGGTGCTCTTGCGTCGCCGCCGGCCTCTTTGATGCCGTCGCTGCCGATCACCAGCCGTGCCAGCCAGGATCGCGGCAGATCGCCCACCAGCACGCGCTGCGGCGCGCCACGCTCGGCCAGGACCGCCTCGGCGGCGAGATAGCCGCTGCGCACCGCGCCCTCCATCGTCGCGGGCCAGCCGGTCGCGGTCCAATCACCCGCCAGGAACAATCCGGGCACGCCGGTCGCCTGCGCCGGACGCCAGGCGTCGGTTCCCGGGAGCACGCTAAACACCGCGTGTTGCTCGGTGACCATGCGCCAGCGAAGCAACCGCGCCAAGCGGGCCGCGGGAAACACGGCTTCCAGATCGGCGCGGACCTCTGCAATTACTACTTCGCGCGGCCTGCCGGCCAGCTCGCGCGAAGCACTGATCACAACCTGGTAATAGTGCTCATCGGGGCCCGCGGATTCGGCCGGACGCGTCGTACCGCGGGCAAACATCCACTGGCTCAGCCGGCCCACGAGCACCGCGTGAGGCAGCTCGCTGATCGGCCGGTCAAACCACAAGTGCACGCCCGTGATCGGCGCCGACTCGATGCGGTCGAGCGCTTGCAGCGCTGGCAAGGCCGCCAGCGTTTCCGCGTTCAGCAGCTCGCGGCAGCGCCGCCAGGACACGGCGCAAATCACGCCTGCGGCGTCGAGCTTTCGACCGCCGTCGAGCAGCACACCGGTGGCCCGGCCGGACTCGACAACCAGGCTTTCGACCGGCGCTGCCGTGCAAATCTCGACGCCCAATTCGCGAAGCCTGGCTTCGAGGCGCGATCCATAGAGTTCGCCCAATGGCACGCGCGGCACGGTCAGCTCGTAGGCCTCGCGCGCCGCGAAGAAGCCGTCGACAAACACCTTGCGTGCGTGCGCCAGCGCCACGCGGTCGAGCGATTCGCTGAGCGCACTGACGATCACCGGGGTCCAGAAACGATCGATCGACCGCGCAGTCTGCCCGTGTTCGAGCAGCCACTGTGCCAACGTCGGCGCGGCCGGGTCGTTCGCACTCGAGCGACTCCGTGCGAGCTGCAGTAACGCACGAACCACGCCCAACCGCTCGCGGACCGACAGGTAGCCGAGCCCCAGCAACGAGCCGGCCAGATGCAGCGGCGCCGGCAACCACGGGCTTGCACCGAGGTCGTAGCGATGGCCATCCGGACCGAGAAAATGCAGCACGCGCTCGCGGCGCAGTAAATCGTCCAGATTTGCCCGGCGGCAGAAATCGGCCCAGTTCGTGCAGCAGCCCAGGCTGACGTGCTGGCAATGGTCGATCAACTCGCTGGTCGTCGGATCGAGGAAGCTGGTCGCGCGGCCGCCCAAACGGCGCCGAGCCTCGACGAGCGTTACGGCCGCGCCGCGCTCGGCCAGCGCGAGGGCCGCGGCCAGGCCCGCCAATCCTCCCCCGACGACGGCCACGCGCCACGGCCGACCGTCGGCCGACTTCATACGGAGCCCCTTGCGACCGA
This portion of the Pirellulales bacterium genome encodes:
- a CDS encoding sigma-70 family RNA polymerase sigma factor; translation: MSLEQESQIRLRLRRVLALPIDYIANSEFERLVHDPLASDRQLANPCGDLTPDRDEPVCAADEVADTEVSPAGVPAYLVPLYGSKLLAPAEERELFRRLNFWKYLAAQLRGRLDPEQADEGLLARVERLLAAATTVRNHLVRSNLRLVVSIAKRFVDLDNVLPDLVSDGNLSLIMAIEKFDYARGYRFSTYATWAIRYNFARGVAVRRRRRSKQLLAEEGVLEQAEDSRTDARVALERQSRLEAVMGGLLERLDPREREILAARFGMHPTEGPNTLQEIARRLGVCKERVRQLEMRALNKLRAYAAEGRLAQFAE
- a CDS encoding helix-turn-helix domain-containing protein, whose product is MLSPELVLEIRRLLAEGRLSQRKIAKQLGVSRATVGAIASGKRPDYAPRLPREDEPLRPTGPPRRCPRCGGMVYLPCRLCQVRDIKQRDRDRSRVRRMIAAGDFPPRCHPGK
- a CDS encoding B12-binding domain-containing protein; translation: MKSLLTPKQVAQAIGVSESSLKRWCDKGLLPTTRTAGGHRRIPMADVVQFLRTAKEPLVRPELLGLPSQTGQGKLVISRAVEQFQAALLAGDEDQARRIVFDLYLGESLAYEICDSVIAPAFRAIGDGWEHGQLHVYEERRACEICQRVLYELRGMLPRVAEDAPRAIGGTLEGDTYRLPTAVVEIALREAGWQAESYGVELPLETIAAAIEKVRPKLVWISVSGVVSDQDFVARYRRLFQCARLHGAAVVIGGRELTPQLRNQIEYAAYCDNLRHLVAFVEALRKN
- a CDS encoding HAD-IIA family hydrolase, whose translation is MNHGFLIDMDGVVYRGNQIIPGADRFVAKLLELDIPFTFLTNNSQRTRRDVVIKLGRMGIHVAEQHIFTCAMATARFLAQQKPGGTAFVIGEGGLLNALHSNGYAIVDHDPDYVVVGEGRTFNFEMVEAAVRMIQDGAKLIATNLDPNCPTQHGLRPGCGAIVAMLETATGLKAFGVGKPNPVMMRAARKELGLATAETTIVGDTMETDILGGVQMGYRTVLVLSGGTRLEDLARFAYRPDIVVDSLLDLCDSDFLLESCGVRA
- a CDS encoding DNA photolyase family protein, which translates into the protein MVTAASLLWFRHDLRLADNPALNAALARGRGLVPVFIWQPEEEGAWPPGAASRWWLHQSLAALDRELRARGSRLIIRRGPSGDALERLLRETGAKHVFWNRRYEPAVVARDASIKASLSGAGIAVSSFNASLLREPWENTKASGEPYRVFTPFWRALLKRGEFGEPEPAPTRLPSVDRALASIALEDLQLEPRIDWAAGMRSTWSPGEAGAQRRLEDFLSQATQYADMRDRPDRDGVSQLSPHLHFGEIGPRQIWHRVEAVAGNKPGARDAVVEGYLRQLVWRDFAHHLLYYFPQTAEEPLRLEFAEFPWLADAPELRAWQRGRTGYPLVDAGMRQLWHTGWMHNRVRMVVASFLVKHLLITWRQGARWFWDTLVDADLANNTLGWQWTAGCGADAAPYFRIFNPTAQGEKFDPQGGYVRRWVPELARLPAEWIHRPHEAPDEVLQSAGIELGRDYPRPLVDHAVARGRALDALGSLKAPQR
- a CDS encoding PQQ-binding-like beta-propeller repeat protein; translation: MLRWSIGPNNPAVAAACLLALVIGPTARASEEWPQFRGPGGQGHAEAHDLPVHWTDNENVTWKTLLVSLGWSSPVISGDQIWLSASAEQGHLLEAICIARSSGKILRRVELFRPAELPPINAKNSYASPTPVLADDRLYVHFGTLGTACVDTTTGNVLWRNEELKLDHKEGPGSSPIVWHDLLIIPCDGIDVQFIVALDKHTGRIAWKLDRPGPFDENPDLRKAYCTPLIIESAGRTQLLTPGADHLLSLDPATGKILWQVGYKGFSNVPRPLYGLDLVFFCTGYMKPELWAVRPDGAGDVTETHVAWKTTRQVPANPSPVLVGERIYMVSDQGVATCLDARSGTEVWKHRLGGNFSASPVYADGKLFFCSEEGETHVLAPGDRFELLGKNQLQGKLLASPAIVGREIYLRTDQRLYRIEAANKPAAVSAAE